One region of Mycolicibacterium insubricum genomic DNA includes:
- a CDS encoding NAD(P)H-dependent glycerol-3-phosphate dehydrogenase: MTNAVGTATVMGAGSWGTALAKVLADGGSDVRIWARRPEVAERINSTGHNEDYLPGIALPSRVRATSDPAEALDGVTTVLLGVPAQQLRPNLEGWIPLLAPDATLVSLAKGIELGTLMRMTQVILQVTGVDAGQVAVLSGPNLAIEVAQGQPAATTIACTDSGRAVTLQRALNTGYFRPYTNADVVGTEIGGACKNVIALACGMAAGVGLGENTAAAIITRGLAEIMRLGIALGAQPATLAGLAGVGDLVATCTSPRSRNFSFGQRLGQGLTVAEARAAGEGHVAEGVASCESVLALASSYGVEMPLTDAVQRVCHHGLSVTDAIALLLGRRTKPE, from the coding sequence ATGACCAACGCGGTGGGCACGGCGACGGTGATGGGCGCAGGTTCCTGGGGGACGGCGCTGGCCAAGGTGCTCGCCGACGGTGGCAGTGACGTGCGCATCTGGGCCCGTCGTCCCGAGGTCGCCGAGCGGATCAACAGCACCGGACACAACGAGGACTACCTGCCGGGCATCGCACTGCCGTCGCGGGTGCGCGCGACCTCCGATCCTGCCGAGGCGCTCGACGGTGTGACGACGGTGCTGCTGGGGGTGCCCGCGCAGCAGCTGCGGCCGAATCTTGAGGGATGGATCCCGCTGTTGGCGCCCGACGCCACGCTGGTCAGCCTGGCCAAGGGCATCGAACTCGGCACGCTGATGCGGATGACACAGGTGATCTTGCAGGTCACCGGTGTGGATGCCGGTCAGGTGGCGGTACTGTCCGGGCCGAACCTGGCCATCGAGGTGGCCCAGGGCCAGCCGGCGGCGACGACCATCGCCTGTACCGACTCCGGCCGGGCGGTAACTCTGCAGCGCGCGCTGAACACCGGCTATTTCCGGCCGTACACCAACGCCGACGTGGTGGGCACCGAGATCGGCGGCGCTTGCAAGAACGTCATCGCGCTGGCCTGCGGGATGGCCGCCGGGGTCGGGCTGGGGGAGAACACCGCGGCCGCGATCATCACCCGCGGGCTGGCCGAGATCATGCGGCTCGGCATCGCGCTGGGCGCCCAGCCGGCGACGCTGGCCGGGCTCGCCGGGGTGGGCGACCTAGTCGCCACCTGCACCTCGCCGCGATCGCGCAACTTCTCCTTCGGGCAGCGGCTGGGCCAGGGGCTCACCGTCGCCGAGGCCCGGGCCGCGGGGGAGGGCCACGTCGCCGAGGGCGTCGCGTCGTGCGAGTCGGTGCTGGCGTTGGCGTCGAGCTACGGCGTCGAGATGCCGCTGACCGATGCTGTGCAGCGGGTCTGCCACCACGGGCTCTCGGTCACCGACGCGATTGCCCTGCTGCTGGGGCGACGCACCAAACCCGAGTGA
- a CDS encoding DUF3515 domain-containing protein translates to MDKTPPRDGPPTAVLALALGLAVATVVGVGVFAARRTPDTGPVPVAAVPAPQADSPSCRDVLAALPDTLGDYKSAEIVAPVPPGVAAWRNDASESSVILRCGLDRPADFRVGSALQVVNGVSWFQVSDSGLSSWYAVDRPVYLALTLPDGSGAEPITAISTAISKTLPPKKIDPTPAR, encoded by the coding sequence ATCGACAAGACCCCTCCGCGGGACGGGCCGCCGACGGCGGTGCTGGCACTCGCGCTGGGGTTGGCAGTGGCGACGGTGGTAGGCGTCGGGGTGTTCGCGGCGCGCCGCACCCCCGACACCGGCCCGGTCCCGGTGGCGGCAGTCCCGGCGCCGCAGGCCGATTCGCCGTCGTGCCGGGACGTGCTCGCAGCACTGCCGGACACCCTCGGTGACTACAAGTCCGCCGAGATCGTCGCTCCCGTACCCCCCGGTGTGGCGGCCTGGCGCAACGATGCCAGCGAGAGCAGCGTCATCCTGCGCTGCGGGCTGGACCGGCCGGCGGACTTCAGGGTGGGTTCCGCGCTGCAGGTGGTCAACGGCGTGAGCTGGTTCCAGGTGTCCGACAGCGGGTTGTCCAGCTGGTACGCGGTGGATCGGCCGGTGTATCTGGCGCTGACCCTGCCGGATGGTTCCGGGGCGGAGCCGATCACGGCGATCTCGACGGCGATCTCGAAGACGTTGCCGCCCAAGAAGATCGATCCGACGCCGGCTCGCTGA
- a CDS encoding uracil-DNA glycosylase: MTTPPTTDTARAARPLAELVDPGWAAALAPVADRVTEMGAFLRAENAAHRGYLPAGENVLRAFTFPFDQVRVLIVGQDPYPTPGHAMGLSFSVAPDVRPVPRSLANIFTEYSADLGLPAPSNGDLTPWARQGVMLLNRVLTVRPGTPASHRGKGWETVTECAIRALADRPQPYVAILWGRDAGTLKPMLGPRAAVIESPHPSPLSASRGFFGSRPFSRANALLAEGGAEPIDWRLP, from the coding sequence GTGACCACACCGCCGACCACCGACACCGCGCGTGCGGCGCGCCCGCTGGCCGAACTCGTCGACCCCGGCTGGGCCGCGGCGCTGGCACCGGTCGCCGACCGGGTCACCGAGATGGGTGCCTTCCTACGGGCCGAGAACGCCGCGCACCGCGGCTACCTGCCGGCCGGGGAGAACGTGCTGCGGGCCTTCACCTTCCCGTTCGACCAGGTCCGGGTGCTCATCGTCGGCCAGGATCCCTATCCCACGCCGGGACACGCCATGGGCCTGAGCTTCTCGGTGGCCCCCGATGTCCGGCCGGTGCCCCGCAGCCTGGCCAATATCTTCACCGAATACTCCGCCGACCTGGGGCTGCCCGCCCCGAGCAACGGCGATCTCACCCCGTGGGCCCGCCAGGGTGTGATGTTGCTCAACAGAGTGCTCACGGTCCGCCCCGGCACCCCGGCCTCACACCGCGGCAAGGGCTGGGAAACGGTCACCGAATGCGCGATCCGCGCGCTGGCCGACCGGCCGCAGCCCTACGTGGCCATCCTGTGGGGCCGCGACGCCGGAACCCTCAAACCGATGCTGGGCCCGCGCGCCGCGGTCATCGAATCGCCGCACCCGTCGCCGTTGTCGGCCTCCCGCGGCTTCTTCGGGTCGCGGCCGTTCAGCCGGGCCAACGCGCTACTGGCCGAGGGCGGCGCCGAGCCCATCGACTGGCGGCTGCCGTAG
- a CDS encoding thiamine-phosphate kinase, with protein MTDANADDGPSLADVGESAVLDAVIAQRPHPVGVHVGPGDDAAVLAAPDGRVVASTDTLVQDRHFRLDWSTPEQVGRRAIAQNAADIEAMGARPTGYLVALVAPADTTVHRAAELSRGAAAEAARTGASVVGGDLVAGPLWTVTVTVLGDLGGLSPVLRSGARPGDVVAVAGELGRSAAGYRLLAGGVAFDDPELADLVGRYRVPQPPYGQGPLAAAAGASAMTDVSDGLVRDLGGLAVDSRVGVDLDRAALAPDHDALAAAARAVGADAWDWVFGGGEDHALVATFGLGTELPTGWRPVGRITAEAGIRVDGRPWSGATGWDSFG; from the coding sequence GTGACCGACGCCAACGCCGACGACGGCCCGAGCCTGGCCGATGTCGGTGAATCCGCGGTGCTTGACGCCGTGATCGCGCAGCGGCCGCACCCCGTCGGCGTCCACGTCGGCCCCGGCGACGACGCCGCGGTGCTCGCCGCCCCGGACGGCCGCGTGGTGGCCTCCACCGACACGCTGGTCCAGGACCGGCACTTCCGGCTGGACTGGTCGACGCCGGAACAGGTCGGCCGTCGTGCCATCGCCCAGAACGCCGCCGACATCGAGGCGATGGGCGCCCGGCCCACCGGCTACCTGGTCGCGTTGGTCGCCCCCGCCGACACCACAGTGCACCGGGCCGCCGAACTGTCCCGCGGAGCCGCGGCGGAAGCGGCCAGGACCGGCGCCAGCGTCGTCGGCGGGGACCTGGTAGCCGGGCCACTGTGGACGGTGACGGTGACCGTGCTCGGCGACCTGGGCGGTCTCAGCCCGGTACTGCGGTCGGGGGCCCGGCCGGGGGATGTCGTCGCCGTCGCCGGGGAACTGGGCCGATCGGCCGCCGGATACCGGCTGCTGGCCGGCGGCGTCGCATTCGACGACCCGGAGCTTGCGGACCTGGTCGGCCGGTACCGGGTGCCGCAGCCGCCCTACGGACAGGGCCCGCTCGCGGCCGCCGCCGGCGCCAGCGCCATGACCGACGTCTCCGACGGGCTGGTCCGCGACCTCGGCGGACTCGCCGTCGACTCGCGGGTCGGTGTCGACCTTGACCGCGCGGCGCTGGCGCCGGATCACGACGCGCTGGCCGCCGCGGCGCGGGCCGTCGGTGCGGACGCCTGGGACTGGGTGTTCGGTGGTGGGGAAGATCACGCCCTGGTGGCCACCTTCGGCCTCGGCACCGAGCTGCCCACGGGGTGGCGGCCGGTCGGCCGGATCACCGCGGAGGCGGGGATCCGGGTGGACGGCCGGCCCTGGTCGGGCGCAACCGGCTGGGATTCGTTCGGATAG
- the rpmB gene encoding 50S ribosomal protein L28 produces MAAVCDICGKTPGFGKSVSHSHRRTNRRWNPNIQVVHSVDRPGGNKKRVNACTSCIKAGKVVRG; encoded by the coding sequence ATGGCTGCCGTCTGCGACATCTGCGGTAAGACTCCCGGCTTCGGCAAGTCGGTGTCGCACTCGCACCGCCGGACCAACCGTCGCTGGAACCCGAACATCCAGGTCGTCCACTCGGTGGACCGCCCGGGTGGCAACAAGAAGCGCGTCAACGCCTGCACCTCGTGCATCAAGGCCGGCAAGGTCGTTCGCGGCTGA
- a CDS encoding D-alanine--D-alanine ligase family protein: MTAASPNPGRIRVAVVFGGRSSEHAISCVSAGSILRNLDPERFEAIPIGITPDGCWVLSSATAESLAIVDGTLPQVTADSGTALALTADPGRRGELLSLGRDPGAVLAAVDVVFPVLHGPYGEDGTIQGLLELAGVPYVGAGVLASAAGMDKEFTKKLLAIEGLPIGDHVVLRRDRETLSDDERERLGLPVFVKPARGGSSIGVTRVTDWSALPAAVAEARSHDPKVIVEAAIIGREVECGVLELPDGRVAASELGEIRVGEVAEGFYDFATKYLVDAAELDVPAAVDDEVAEEIRELAIAAFRAVDGQGLSRVDFFLTADGPVINEINTMPGFTTISMYPRMWAASGVDYPSLLSAMVDTALARGTGLR, from the coding sequence GTGACTGCCGCGAGCCCGAACCCGGGACGTATCCGTGTTGCCGTCGTGTTCGGTGGGCGCAGCTCTGAGCACGCGATTTCGTGTGTCTCGGCGGGCAGCATCCTGCGCAATCTGGACCCGGAGCGGTTCGAGGCGATCCCGATCGGCATCACGCCCGACGGTTGCTGGGTGCTCAGTTCCGCGACCGCCGAGAGCTTGGCCATCGTCGACGGCACCCTGCCGCAGGTCACTGCCGACTCGGGCACCGCGCTGGCACTGACGGCAGATCCGGGCCGCCGCGGCGAGCTGCTGTCGCTGGGCCGCGACCCCGGTGCCGTGCTGGCCGCCGTCGACGTCGTTTTCCCGGTGCTGCACGGCCCCTACGGGGAGGACGGCACCATCCAGGGTCTGCTGGAGCTGGCCGGGGTTCCCTACGTGGGCGCCGGGGTGCTGGCCAGCGCGGCCGGCATGGACAAGGAGTTCACCAAGAAACTACTGGCCATCGAGGGTTTGCCGATCGGCGACCATGTGGTGTTGCGCCGTGACCGCGAGACCCTGAGCGACGACGAGCGGGAGCGGCTGGGCCTACCGGTCTTCGTCAAGCCGGCGCGCGGCGGTTCGTCGATCGGGGTCACCCGGGTCACCGACTGGAGTGCGCTGCCCGCGGCGGTGGCCGAGGCTCGCAGCCACGACCCGAAGGTCATCGTGGAGGCCGCGATCATCGGCCGCGAGGTTGAGTGCGGGGTGCTGGAGCTGCCCGACGGCCGGGTGGCCGCCAGTGAGCTCGGCGAGATCCGGGTCGGCGAGGTGGCCGAAGGTTTCTACGATTTCGCGACCAAGTATCTGGTCGACGCCGCCGAGCTGGACGTGCCGGCTGCCGTCGACGACGAGGTGGCCGAGGAGATCCGGGAGCTGGCGATCGCCGCGTTCCGCGCGGTCGACGGCCAGGGGTTGTCCCGGGTGGACTTCTTCCTCACCGCCGATGGCCCGGTGATCAACGAGATCAACACCATGCCGGGGTTCACCACCATCTCGATGTACCCACGGATGTGGGCGGCGTCGGGGGTGGACTACCCGAGCCTGCTGTCGGCGATGGTCGACACCGCGCTGGCCCGGGGGACCGGACTGCGCTGA
- the mutT1 gene encoding 8-oxo-(d)GTP phosphatase MutT1 → MSRDQPGVRPPVLAAGGVLWRPSPEGAPEVAVIHRPRYDDWSLPKGKVDRGESEPVAAVREIFEETGFRSRLGRYLGSVSYPVANTTKKVTYWVARAGDGEFRPNREVDELRWLSVPEAAELLVYPYDRKMLRRFAKMNPDTHTVLVVRHGVAGRKSRYRGNDDRLRPLDQQGRLQADALAGLLLAFGAEELHAADRTRCHQTLEPLAAELQTDIINEPALTEEAYADSRKRARARMLEIAAGDPTPVICSQGKVIPPVIDWWCERDSVTPDKSRNRKGSVWVLSMRHGRLVAADHIASPLAVRT, encoded by the coding sequence ATGAGCCGGGATCAACCCGGAGTGCGCCCGCCGGTACTCGCCGCCGGTGGCGTGCTGTGGCGCCCGAGCCCCGAGGGGGCACCGGAGGTCGCCGTCATCCACCGGCCACGCTACGACGATTGGTCTCTGCCCAAGGGCAAGGTGGATCGCGGCGAGAGCGAACCGGTGGCCGCCGTGCGGGAGATCTTCGAGGAAACCGGCTTTCGCTCCCGGCTGGGCCGCTACCTGGGGTCGGTGTCCTATCCGGTGGCCAACACCACCAAGAAGGTCACCTACTGGGTGGCCCGCGCCGGTGACGGTGAATTCCGGCCCAATCGCGAGGTGGACGAGCTGCGCTGGTTGAGCGTGCCCGAGGCAGCCGAACTCCTGGTCTATCCCTACGACCGTAAGATGTTGCGCCGCTTCGCCAAGATGAACCCGGACACGCACACCGTGCTGGTGGTGCGCCACGGTGTCGCCGGGCGCAAGAGCCGCTACCGGGGCAACGACGATCGGCTACGTCCCCTGGACCAGCAGGGTCGGCTGCAGGCCGACGCGCTGGCCGGTCTGCTGCTCGCGTTCGGCGCCGAAGAGTTGCACGCCGCCGACCGCACTCGGTGTCACCAGACGCTGGAGCCCCTGGCGGCCGAGCTGCAGACGGATATCATCAACGAGCCGGCACTGACCGAGGAAGCCTACGCGGACAGCCGGAAACGGGCCCGGGCGCGGATGCTGGAGATCGCCGCCGGCGACCCCACCCCGGTTATCTGCTCACAGGGCAAGGTGATTCCCCCGGTCATCGATTGGTGGTGCGAGCGCGACTCGGTGACACCGGACAAGTCGCGCAACCGCAAGGGCAGTGTCTGGGTGCTGTCGATGCGCCACGGCAGGCTGGTGGCCGCCGATCACATCGCCAGCCCGCTGGCCGTCCGGACCTGA
- a CDS encoding RNA degradosome polyphosphate kinase has translation MRNDRSVTETQDLSAATADAVTDTAIDDALTEATINDVELPEDRYLNRELSWLDFNDRVLTLAANPSLPLLERAKFLAIFASNLDEFYMVRVAGLKRRDEMGLSVRSADGLSPREQLQRIGERTQEIAGRHAREFMESIRPALAEQGIVVVTWADLDADDRDRLSVYFHEQVFPVLTPLAVDPAHPFPFVSGLSLNLAITIRQPEDGTQHFARIKVPDNVDRFVRLQGRQREDGHHNVRFLPMEELIAAFLPVLFPGLEIVEHHAFRITRNADMEVEEDRDEDLLQALERELARRRFGKPVRLEVADDMTENMLELLLRELDVDPNDVIQVPGLLDLSSLWQIYGVDRPKLKDRPFVPSTPPVFGESAKSLFANLRDGDVLVHHPYDSFSTTVQRFIETAAADPDVLAIKQTLYRTSGDSPIVNALIDAAASGKQVVALVEIKARFDEQANIKWARALEQAGVHVVYGLIGLKTHCKTALVVRREGSAIRRYCHIGTGNYNPKTARLYEDVGLLTASPELGADLTDLFNSLTGYSRKDTYRNLLVAPHGIRKGIIERIDREVAAARSGADARIRMKMNALVDEQVIDALYRASMAGVRVEVVVRGICALRPGAEGFSENITVRSILGQFLEHSRIIHFNAIDEFWIGSADMMHRNLDRRVEVLAQVKDPRLTARLDEMFTSALADDTRCWELGSDGGWTASPRDGRPSRDHQVTMMERRQS, from the coding sequence ATGCGCAATGATCGCTCCGTGACCGAAACGCAAGACCTCTCCGCCGCCACCGCCGACGCCGTGACCGACACGGCCATCGACGACGCCCTGACCGAAGCGACCATCAACGACGTCGAACTTCCCGAGGATCGCTACCTCAACCGGGAGCTGAGCTGGCTGGATTTCAACGATCGGGTGCTCACACTTGCGGCGAACCCTTCTTTGCCGCTGCTGGAGCGCGCGAAGTTCCTGGCAATCTTCGCCTCCAACCTCGACGAGTTCTACATGGTGCGCGTCGCCGGGCTCAAGCGCCGCGACGAGATGGGGCTGTCGGTGCGCTCCGCCGACGGGCTCTCGCCCCGGGAGCAGCTGCAGCGCATCGGCGAACGCACCCAGGAGATCGCCGGTCGGCATGCCCGGGAATTCATGGAATCGATCCGCCCGGCGCTGGCCGAGCAGGGCATCGTCGTGGTGACCTGGGCGGACCTGGATGCCGATGACCGTGATCGGCTCTCGGTGTACTTCCACGAGCAGGTGTTCCCGGTGCTCACCCCGCTGGCCGTCGACCCGGCGCACCCGTTCCCGTTCGTCAGCGGGCTGAGCCTGAATCTGGCCATCACCATCCGCCAGCCCGAGGACGGGACACAGCATTTCGCGCGGATCAAGGTGCCCGACAACGTCGATCGGTTTGTCCGGCTGCAGGGACGTCAGCGCGAGGACGGGCACCACAACGTCCGGTTCCTGCCGATGGAGGAACTCATCGCGGCCTTCCTGCCAGTGCTGTTCCCCGGTCTAGAAATCGTCGAGCACCACGCCTTCCGGATCACCCGAAACGCCGATATGGAGGTCGAGGAGGACCGCGACGAGGATCTGTTGCAGGCCCTGGAACGGGAACTCGCGCGCCGCCGGTTCGGCAAGCCGGTGCGCCTCGAGGTGGCCGACGACATGACCGAGAACATGCTGGAGCTCTTGCTGCGCGAGCTCGACGTCGACCCCAACGACGTCATCCAGGTGCCCGGTCTGCTCGATCTCTCCTCCCTCTGGCAGATCTACGGAGTCGACCGGCCCAAACTCAAAGACCGGCCGTTCGTGCCGTCCACGCCACCGGTGTTCGGTGAGTCCGCCAAGAGCCTGTTTGCCAATCTGCGCGACGGCGACGTGCTGGTGCACCACCCCTACGATTCCTTCTCCACCACCGTGCAGAGGTTCATCGAAACCGCCGCCGCAGATCCGGATGTGCTGGCCATCAAGCAGACCCTGTACCGCACCTCCGGGGACTCGCCGATCGTCAACGCACTGATCGACGCCGCCGCCTCCGGTAAGCAGGTGGTGGCGCTGGTCGAGATCAAGGCCCGGTTCGACGAGCAGGCCAACATTAAATGGGCTCGCGCGCTGGAACAGGCCGGCGTCCACGTCGTCTACGGTCTGATCGGACTCAAGACGCACTGCAAGACCGCCCTCGTCGTCCGCCGCGAGGGCTCGGCGATCCGTCGGTATTGCCACATCGGCACCGGTAACTACAACCCGAAAACCGCTCGGCTGTATGAGGATGTCGGCCTGCTGACTGCGTCACCGGAGCTCGGTGCCGATCTCACCGATCTGTTCAACTCGCTGACCGGCTATTCCCGCAAGGACACCTACCGCAACCTGCTGGTGGCGCCGCACGGGATTCGCAAGGGCATCATCGAGCGGATCGACCGTGAGGTCGCCGCCGCCCGCAGCGGTGCCGACGCACGGATCCGGATGAAGATGAATGCGCTGGTCGACGAGCAGGTGATCGATGCGCTGTATCGGGCCTCGATGGCCGGCGTGCGGGTCGAGGTCGTGGTCCGCGGCATCTGCGCGCTGCGACCCGGCGCCGAGGGATTCTCCGAGAACATCACGGTCCGCTCGATTCTGGGCCAGTTCCTGGAACACTCACGCATCATTCACTTCAACGCGATCGACGAATTCTGGATCGGCAGCGCCGACATGATGCACCGCAATCTCGACCGCCGGGTGGAGGTGCTGGCCCAGGTCAAGGATCCCCGGCTGACCGCGCGACTGGACGAGATGTTCACTTCCGCGCTCGCCGACGACACCCGCTGTTGGGAACTGGGTTCCGACGGTGGCTGGACGGCGTCCCCACGCGACGGCCGGCCCTCGCGCGACCACCAGGTGACCATGATGGAACGGCGACAGTCCTGA